In one window of Canis lupus baileyi chromosome 10, mCanLup2.hap1, whole genome shotgun sequence DNA:
- the LOC140641395 gene encoding palladin-like, translated as MSEIKKKTTRVSLTIGSLVNETSNIRSSYSTLVQPLCIDSQRMQSPCSSLSGSTYVVAPVFTKHLQDISTTSGQFVAFECRVQATTTVQIHWYREKEQIADSEDFQILRKASLSSVPEEVCTLIITEAFPENAGEFKCVAENEAGTAVSTARLFISPGGKEVEKSESSPTLPMRKLSPKLASFPWSNDTHTKDKSPDDIPMNITSTITEPASFNEHEIQVPKEDLCNENFPELQPQWRKVICTKTELKEEA; from the exons ATGTCAGA gataaagaagaaaaccacTAGAGTTTCTTTGACCATCGGTTCCCTGGTTAATGAAACCTCCAACATCAGATCAAGTTACTCTACCTTAGTTCAACCATTGTGTATTGACTCCCAAAGG atgcagagtccctgcaGTAGCCTGTCCGGATCCACCTATGTTGTGGCCCCTGTGTTCACCAAG CATCTTCAAGACATTTCTACAACCAGCGGTCAGTTTGTCGCATTTGAATGCCGAGTCCAGGCAACAACCACAGTTCAAATTCACtggtacagagagaaagagcagataGCAGACTCTGAGGACTTCCAGATTCTGAGAA aagcttCTTTATCATCCGTTCCCG AGGAAGTCTGCACCTTGATTATCACAGAAGCATTTCCTGAAAATGCTGGGGAATTCAAGTGCGTTGCAGAAAATGAGGCTGGGACTGCAGTCTCCACAGCAAGACTCTTCATTTCCCCAG gaGGAAAAGAAGTGGAGAAATCAGAGAGTTCTCCAACATTACCCATGAGGAAACTTTCTCCAAAACTGGCCTCCTTTCCCTGGAGCAATGATACCCACACAAAGGACAAAAGTCCAGATGATATCCCAATGAACATTACTTCAACTATTACTGAACCAGCCAGTTTCAATGAACATGAGATCCAGGTTCCAAAGGAGGATCTCTGCAATGAAAATTTCCCTGAGCTACAACCACAATG GAGAAAAGTCATTTGTACAAAGACAGAGCTAAAGGAAGAGGCCTAG